A portion of the Oscillospiraceae bacterium genome contains these proteins:
- a CDS encoding sugar transferase, which translates to MEAVKYAKPLEINRKENLKNHKWYWIGRRTQDVILSLIALVVLSPVMLITAIAIMIDDPSAGPIFSQIRIGRNGKPFKFYKFRSMCANAEAELDDLLDQNEMDGPVFKIKEDPRITRVGKFIRKTSIDELPQLWNILKGDMSIVGPRPALPREVEQYTQYDWQRLYVTPGLSCYWQIAPHRNELSFEEWMDLDVKYVKERSFWVDWKIIFKTFKVCLLGFGE; encoded by the coding sequence ATGGAAGCAGTTAAGTACGCAAAACCGTTGGAAATCAACCGAAAAGAAAATCTGAAAAATCATAAGTGGTACTGGATCGGTCGTCGGACCCAGGATGTGATCCTGTCCCTGATCGCCCTGGTGGTGCTGTCTCCTGTGATGCTGATCACTGCTATTGCCATTATGATCGATGACCCCTCGGCGGGACCAATCTTCAGCCAAATCCGTATCGGCCGCAACGGCAAGCCCTTTAAATTCTACAAGTTCCGTTCGATGTGTGCGAATGCGGAGGCGGAACTGGATGATCTGCTGGACCAGAATGAGATGGATGGCCCGGTGTTCAAGATCAAGGAAGACCCTCGGATCACTCGTGTGGGTAAGTTTATCCGCAAGACCAGCATCGATGAGCTGCCGCAGCTGTGGAACATCCTGAAGGGCGATATGAGCATCGTGGGTCCTCGCCCGGCACTGCCTCGTGAGGTGGAGCAGTATACCCAGTATGATTGGCAGCGTCTGTATGTGACGCCGGGCCTCAGCTGCTATTGGCAGATTGCACCCCATCGGAATGAGCTCTCTTTTGAGGAGTGGATGGACCTGGACGTGAAATATGTTAAGGAACGCAGCTTCTGGGTAGACTGGAAGATCATCTTTAAGACCTTCAAGGTGTGCCTGCTGGGGTTCGGAGAGTGA
- a CDS encoding DEAD/DEAH box helicase — protein sequence MKTAIEKPMTPGGVFDHLMVPQGDEPEFHPSKDPKTMTVQESLEEMGRFLCWNRMTPEEKRAEQEAQRAASHATEQAAGDIPCTMRPERVPDTPQDTVWEDLPDAPQDVVRADVLDTSMGGMLEAVPSNVSGGEPERAADTMPDDVPDATEENVPGREADTVPDGPPDDLPDTVEGNMPDAVGALTAREKAGNETVQGVPEVEGAAPEAIVPLGQIGEDLPAAEERWAYASELIGDAFQHWGNGRVLLDMGTGRGKSEFVIRKMAGWAVDQFLEGNCDNRILMLCPLTLLHEDLENRRREGYLTVFGDASEEEWDLYEEVLTVITYQKLEQLCKGDASDHRSLQKLLDRHRIIIADECHYWSEFSAFNINTHYSFDTLLQAEKNHTVIYMSATGRDTWKLLEEKGGPTQLERIYRLPQHYEYVKAAYFYARHNLVTILKRLPVGEKAIVFVELGDDLAEMETIFGDTAAYYCSPFNERYRKKYSDLSVCIKDGQQLKDILFTTKAMGVGIGLKDRGVKHIFIDQWNPLEIAQSLGRKRSLDADDTCTVYFRDYSLDWYWGTNSGLKKFRSMLLNKYLPAQAYMAGKEEFDKYLHSDNPEAIQKKIDKSKILEHNVVTGYHINPLGLQQVEHDIEMLDDIMSSTNYPESFMKYAMFNLHQPIKAYRFKDLEDWLYAHLNQPMDSEEMTEKIMSFGYIERYQGREPGQMGLNKFLPCYGVKIVSDRVNKRNENRNKTFWTLMKQ from the coding sequence ATGAAGACAGCTATAGAGAAACCAATGACGCCTGGCGGTGTCTTTGATCATCTGATGGTGCCCCAGGGGGACGAGCCGGAATTTCACCCCTCCAAGGACCCAAAGACGATGACCGTGCAGGAGTCCCTAGAGGAGATGGGCAGGTTTCTGTGCTGGAATAGGATGACCCCAGAGGAGAAGCGGGCGGAGCAGGAGGCACAGAGGGCGGCCAGCCACGCCACGGAGCAAGCCGCCGGGGATATCCCCTGTACTATGAGACCGGAGAGGGTGCCAGACACCCCACAGGACACGGTATGGGAGGACTTGCCGGACGCTCCACAGGACGTTGTGCGAGCTGATGTGTTGGACACCTCAATGGGTGGTATGTTGGAGGCTGTGCCGAGCAACGTATCAGGGGGTGAACCGGAAAGAGCTGCAGACACGATGCCGGACGATGTCCCGGACGCCACAGAGGAAAATGTGCCAGGGAGGGAAGCAGACACTGTGCCGGATGGCCCACCGGACGATCTCCCAGACACTGTAGAGGGGAACATGCCGGATGCGGTAGGAGCCTTGACAGCACGGGAAAAGGCGGGAAATGAAACCGTACAGGGTGTGCCAGAGGTGGAAGGAGCGGCCCCAGAGGCAATCGTGCCATTGGGACAGATAGGAGAGGACCTCCCGGCGGCGGAGGAACGGTGGGCGTATGCCTCGGAGCTGATCGGTGATGCGTTCCAGCATTGGGGAAATGGAAGAGTCCTTTTGGATATGGGGACCGGACGAGGCAAGAGCGAATTCGTTATCCGGAAGATGGCTGGATGGGCGGTTGATCAATTTTTGGAGGGAAATTGTGACAACCGGATCCTTATGCTTTGCCCATTGACGCTTTTGCATGAAGATCTGGAAAACCGACGCAGGGAAGGATACTTGACAGTGTTCGGCGATGCTTCGGAAGAGGAATGGGATCTGTATGAAGAGGTCTTAACCGTTATAACCTACCAGAAACTTGAGCAGCTCTGTAAAGGAGACGCATCCGATCATAGAAGCCTTCAGAAGCTATTGGACAGACATCGAATTATCATTGCGGATGAATGCCACTACTGGTCCGAGTTCTCAGCCTTCAACATCAATACACACTATTCATTTGATACCCTCCTACAGGCAGAGAAAAATCATACCGTGATTTATATGAGTGCGACCGGGCGGGATACTTGGAAACTTCTGGAAGAAAAAGGCGGTCCAACGCAGCTTGAACGGATCTATAGGTTGCCACAACACTATGAGTACGTCAAAGCCGCCTATTTCTATGCCCGACACAATCTGGTGACAATTTTGAAACGCCTTCCAGTGGGTGAAAAAGCGATCGTGTTCGTGGAGCTTGGTGATGATCTGGCTGAAATGGAAACAATATTTGGCGACACAGCCGCCTATTATTGTTCACCTTTCAACGAAAGATATCGGAAAAAGTACAGCGATTTGTCGGTCTGCATAAAGGATGGTCAGCAGCTAAAGGATATTCTGTTCACGACAAAGGCTATGGGTGTGGGAATCGGGTTGAAAGATCGGGGTGTGAAGCATATTTTTATCGACCAATGGAATCCTCTGGAAATAGCTCAGTCGCTCGGACGCAAGCGCTCCCTGGATGCAGATGACACCTGTACTGTTTATTTCAGGGATTATAGTCTTGACTGGTACTGGGGCACAAACAGTGGGTTGAAAAAGTTTCGCAGCATGCTATTGAACAAGTACTTGCCAGCGCAGGCGTACATGGCGGGGAAAGAAGAATTTGATAAATACCTGCATAGTGACAATCCGGAGGCGATTCAAAAGAAAATCGATAAGAGCAAAATTTTGGAACACAATGTAGTCACAGGATACCATATCAATCCGCTGGGGCTTCAACAGGTAGAGCACGATATCGAAATGCTTGATGACATTATGAGCTCAACGAATTATCCTGAGTCATTTATGAAGTATGCGATGTTTAACCTACACCAACCCATCAAAGCGTATCGGTTCAAGGATTTGGAGGATTGGCTCTATGCACACCTGAATCAACCGATGGATTCAGAGGAAATGACAGAAAAAATTATGAGTTTTGGCTATATTGAAAGATATCAAGGGAGAGAGCCGGGTCAGATGGGTTTGAATAAATTTCTTCCATGTTATGGCGTTAAGATTGTAAGTGATAGAGTGAATAAGAGAAATGAGAATCGCAATAAAACTTTCTGGACTTTGATGAAACAGTGA
- a CDS encoding helix-turn-helix domain-containing protein produces MTKIKKNTTGKPTTATPLSPMMTVAEVAELLGFGQNFVYRLVSKPGFPAVKVGNSYRIFREGLMEWLEAQKVNNTPGGAA; encoded by the coding sequence ATGACTAAAATCAAAAAGAACACCACAGGAAAACCGACGACTGCGACACCGCTCTCGCCCATGATGACCGTTGCCGAGGTAGCAGAGCTGCTGGGTTTCGGGCAGAATTTTGTCTATCGGCTGGTGAGCAAACCGGGCTTCCCGGCCGTAAAGGTCGGCAATAGCTATCGGATCTTCCGCGAAGGGCTGATGGAATGGCTTGAGGCGCAGAAAGTCAATAACACCCCGGGAGGTGCTGCATAA
- a CDS encoding AAA family ATPase encodes MNSLSFFPLISATTTASSAPVYHGGMIPCLRDVEPVNTQWLVKGYFPMGAVSVVAGPGGVGKGVFMADVAAAVTTGRPTMLFPDAAVTQGNVLVLTSEDDPGMSLAPRLIAAGADTRRVFYVTPSWYWRQKKKKLIIGASLFELIDELRPALVIIDPLRSFLEGNAAANGDVMRGALDMLQEKASADQFSVVIVSHMVKKAGDDARMLLAGSGELWNAARSVTILGRLPKDESVTYVTQEKLNVGTKARSILFRTQTVSVKNKAGAEVETARAVLAATTEKHYKELMADKPMPLEPSQQDAKESIMALLKEQGPMAGMDLKKLVMDETGCSKRTVERAHTCLVKEKKIQTKRVRQADGKFKFITSLCAVRAVRRVCGEIA; translated from the coding sequence ATGAACTCTTTAAGTTTCTTTCCGCTAATCTCTGCCACGACCACTGCTTCATCTGCGCCGGTCTACCATGGAGGCATGATCCCGTGTCTGAGAGATGTGGAGCCGGTAAACACCCAGTGGCTTGTTAAAGGATACTTCCCGATGGGTGCCGTGTCGGTCGTAGCAGGCCCCGGCGGTGTGGGCAAGGGCGTATTCATGGCGGATGTGGCGGCTGCCGTGACGACCGGACGCCCCACAATGCTCTTCCCTGACGCTGCAGTTACACAGGGGAACGTTTTGGTGCTTACGAGCGAGGATGACCCCGGTATGTCTCTGGCTCCGCGCTTGATTGCTGCAGGGGCGGATACGCGCAGGGTGTTTTACGTCACTCCCAGCTGGTACTGGCGGCAGAAGAAGAAAAAGCTTATTATTGGAGCAAGCCTGTTTGAACTTATTGATGAACTGCGTCCGGCACTGGTTATCATCGACCCGCTCAGGAGCTTTCTGGAGGGGAATGCAGCGGCAAATGGTGATGTAATGCGCGGGGCACTTGATATGCTGCAGGAAAAAGCATCGGCAGACCAGTTCAGCGTGGTTATTGTATCTCACATGGTAAAGAAGGCAGGCGATGATGCACGGATGTTGCTGGCCGGTTCTGGTGAGCTGTGGAATGCCGCTCGTAGTGTGACCATTCTGGGGCGGCTGCCGAAGGACGAAAGCGTTACCTATGTAACGCAGGAAAAGCTGAACGTTGGCACTAAGGCACGCAGTATCCTCTTCCGTACCCAGACGGTAAGCGTGAAGAACAAGGCAGGCGCAGAGGTGGAAACCGCCCGGGCAGTGCTGGCAGCGACCACGGAGAAGCATTATAAGGAGTTAATGGCCGACAAGCCGATGCCGCTGGAACCGTCACAGCAGGATGCCAAGGAGTCCATCATGGCCCTTCTGAAAGAGCAGGGACCGATGGCTGGTATGGATCTGAAAAAGCTGGTAATGGACGAAACAGGATGCAGCAAACGCACCGTTGAGCGGGCACATACATGCCTTGTAAAAGAAAAAAAGATCCAGACCAAGCGAGTGCGGCAGGCTGACGGAAAGTTCAAGTTCATCACGTCCTTGTGCGCTGTACGGGCGGTGAGACGAGTGTGTGGCGAAATTGCGTAA
- a CDS encoding tyrosine-type recombinase/integrase yields the protein MCLKELRDEFLYDCECRHLAKGSLRNYRASTRFLLEFLERKQITELEDVRPRHLRDLMKEKQDAGNTPRYINDLLKVWRTWFNYLVEEGYLEERDNPAKKVKPLRQPRTIIDTFTAAEMKRMIQFYDGKDFLEVRNKTIIMLLFDTGMRCNEMILMEPEDIKPDYILVKHGKGGKERVVPKSPALSKQLIKYCALRDGYRKECPTCHRNLFLSKTGKPLTDEAVARMLKHAAEEVGVSSSVRVSPHTCRHTFAQMQLKNGLDLYSVSRLMGHVNIMITQRYLLGIKDKDIVDRGTQTSPLMNL from the coding sequence ATGTGTTTGAAAGAGCTTCGGGACGAATTTTTGTATGACTGTGAATGCCGTCACCTGGCAAAGGGGTCTCTGCGGAATTATCGGGCATCTACCCGGTTCTTGCTGGAATTTCTGGAACGGAAGCAGATCACGGAACTGGAGGATGTGCGCCCACGGCACCTTCGGGACCTGATGAAGGAAAAGCAGGATGCAGGCAATACGCCCCGGTACATCAACGATCTGCTGAAGGTCTGGCGCACCTGGTTCAATTATCTGGTGGAGGAGGGCTATTTGGAGGAGCGAGATAACCCAGCCAAAAAGGTAAAGCCACTGCGGCAGCCCCGGACCATCATTGATACCTTTACCGCAGCAGAAATGAAGCGGATGATCCAGTTCTACGACGGAAAGGACTTTCTGGAGGTGCGGAACAAGACCATCATCATGCTGCTGTTTGACACAGGGATGCGCTGTAACGAGATGATCCTGATGGAGCCGGAGGACATCAAACCGGATTACATTCTGGTGAAGCATGGCAAGGGCGGCAAGGAGCGTGTGGTGCCTAAATCTCCGGCACTGTCCAAGCAGCTCATCAAATACTGTGCGCTCCGGGATGGTTACCGGAAAGAATGCCCCACCTGCCACAGAAACCTTTTCCTCAGCAAAACAGGCAAGCCCCTCACGGATGAGGCAGTTGCTCGGATGTTGAAGCACGCTGCAGAGGAAGTGGGAGTCTCCTCCTCGGTACGGGTCAGCCCCCACACCTGCCGCCATACCTTCGCTCAGATGCAGCTGAAGAATGGCCTGGACCTGTACAGTGTCTCTCGCCTGATGGGGCACGTCAATATCATGATTACCCAGCGGTATCTGTTGGGCATCAAGGATAAGGACATCGTGGACCGGGGCACCCAGACCAGCCCCTTGATGAACCTGTAA
- the gap gene encoding type I glyceraldehyde-3-phosphate dehydrogenase: MAVRVAINGFGRIGRLAFRQMFDAEGYEVVAINDLTSPKMLAHLLKYDTAQGSFCGKIGEGKHTVEATEDSIIVDGKEIKIYAVKDAKDAPWGELNVDVVLECTGFYTSKEKSMAHIQAGAKKVVISAPAGKDLKTIVYSVNEKTLTAEDQVISAASCTTNCLAPMANTLNKTYPIVSGIMTTVHAYTGDQMILDGPQRKGDLRRARAGAQNIVPNTTGAAKAIGLVIPELNGKLIGSAQRVPVPTGSTTILVAVVKGKDVTVESINAAMKAATSESFGYNEDQIVSSDVIGMRYGSLFDATQTMVAKIDDDTYQVQVVSWYDNENSYTSQMVRTIKYFAENC, from the coding sequence ATGGCTGTTAGAGTTGCTATCAATGGTTTCGGCCGCATTGGCCGTCTGGCTTTCCGTCAGATGTTTGACGCTGAGGGTTACGAGGTCGTCGCAATCAACGACCTGACCAGCCCCAAGATGCTGGCTCACCTGCTGAAGTACGATACTGCTCAGGGTTCTTTCTGCGGCAAGATCGGCGAAGGCAAGCACACCGTCGAGGCTACCGAGGACTCCATCATCGTTGACGGCAAGGAGATCAAGATCTACGCTGTCAAGGACGCAAAGGATGCTCCCTGGGGCGAGCTGAACGTTGATGTCGTTCTGGAGTGCACCGGCTTCTACACCAGCAAGGAGAAGAGCATGGCTCACATCCAGGCTGGCGCAAAGAAGGTCGTTATCTCTGCTCCTGCCGGCAAGGATCTGAAGACCATCGTCTACTCCGTCAACGAGAAGACCCTGACCGCTGAGGATCAGGTCATCTCCGCTGCTTCCTGCACCACCAACTGCCTGGCTCCCATGGCTAACACCCTGAACAAGACCTACCCCATCGTTTCCGGCATCATGACCACTGTTCATGCTTACACCGGCGACCAGATGATCCTGGATGGTCCTCAGCGCAAGGGCGATCTGCGCCGTGCTCGTGCTGGTGCTCAGAACATCGTTCCCAACACCACCGGCGCTGCTAAGGCAATCGGCCTGGTCATCCCTGAGCTGAACGGCAAGCTGATCGGCTCTGCTCAGCGTGTGCCCGTTCCCACCGGTTCTACCACCATCCTGGTTGCCGTTGTCAAGGGTAAGGACGTTACCGTTGAGTCCATCAACGCTGCCATGAAGGCTGCTACCTCTGAGTCCTTCGGCTACAACGAGGATCAGATCGTTTCTTCCGACGTCATCGGCATGCGTTACGGCTCTCTGTTCGACGCTACCCAGACCATGGTCGCTAAGATCGACGACGACACCTACCAGGTCCAGGTCGTGTCTTGGTACGACAACGAGAACTCTTACACTTCTCAGATGGTTCGTACCATTAAGTACTTCGCTGAGAACTGCTAA
- a CDS encoding citrate synthase has product MNFAHAEVATLDPTTMRTLCEEYMANNYIDPETSERLGVKRGLRNPDGTGVLAGLTNVCDVVGYKKDQEGHVIPTPGKLIYRGVNINEIVEEAYRNDRFVFEEVIWLLLFGSLPTREQLDDFCEILAEHRALPEGFMDTMNAPSPNIMNKLQRCVLGLYSYDEHAEDLTLENILNQSINLIASMPTMMVNAYQMKRRYYDKQSMFFHLPKPGQSTAEHILSTYRPDQKFTHEEAKLLDMCLLVHADHGGGNCSTFTTRVLSSSGTDTYSAIAAGIGALKGPKHGGANLMVNRQLQDILKHVENPEDDDEVREYLRRILRKQAGDGSGLIYGMGHAVYTISDPREVILKQRARHLAYEKGFEEEYNMLCSIERLAPGIFAEEKGSTKPVCANVDLFSGLIYNMLGISEDLYTPLFAIARVPGWCAHRVEEVVFANRIIRPAYKYLGVRQKYKPIEER; this is encoded by the coding sequence GTGAATTTTGCACATGCAGAAGTGGCGACCCTGGACCCCACCACGATGCGGACCCTGTGCGAGGAGTACATGGCCAACAACTACATCGACCCCGAGACCAGTGAGCGTCTGGGCGTCAAGCGCGGTCTGCGCAACCCGGACGGCACCGGCGTGCTGGCCGGCCTGACCAACGTGTGTGACGTTGTGGGCTACAAAAAGGATCAGGAAGGACATGTGATCCCCACCCCCGGCAAGCTGATCTACCGCGGCGTCAACATCAACGAGATCGTGGAGGAAGCGTATCGCAACGACCGCTTCGTGTTTGAGGAAGTGATCTGGCTGCTGCTGTTCGGCAGTCTGCCTACCCGGGAACAGCTGGACGATTTCTGCGAGATCCTGGCAGAGCACCGTGCCCTGCCGGAGGGCTTTATGGATACCATGAATGCCCCCTCCCCCAACATTATGAATAAGCTGCAGCGTTGCGTGCTGGGCCTGTACTCCTACGACGAGCACGCCGAGGACCTGACCCTGGAAAATATCCTGAACCAGAGCATCAACCTGATCGCCAGCATGCCCACCATGATGGTGAACGCCTATCAGATGAAACGCCGCTACTACGACAAGCAGAGTATGTTCTTCCATCTGCCCAAGCCGGGCCAGAGCACCGCAGAGCATATCCTGAGCACCTACCGGCCGGACCAGAAGTTCACCCACGAGGAGGCCAAGCTCCTGGATATGTGCCTGCTGGTCCACGCAGACCACGGCGGCGGCAACTGCTCCACTTTCACCACCCGCGTGCTGTCCTCCTCGGGTACCGATACCTACTCGGCCATTGCGGCAGGCATCGGCGCACTGAAGGGCCCCAAGCACGGCGGCGCCAACCTGATGGTCAACCGTCAGCTGCAGGACATCCTGAAGCATGTGGAGAACCCGGAGGATGACGATGAGGTGCGCGAGTATCTGCGCCGCATCCTGCGCAAGCAGGCCGGTGACGGCTCCGGTCTGATCTACGGCATGGGCCACGCAGTGTACACCATCAGCGACCCCCGTGAGGTGATCCTGAAGCAGCGTGCCCGTCACCTGGCCTACGAGAAGGGCTTTGAGGAAGAGTACAATATGCTGTGCAGCATCGAGCGGCTGGCCCCCGGCATCTTTGCAGAGGAAAAGGGCAGCACCAAGCCGGTGTGTGCCAACGTGGACCTGTTCAGCGGCCTGATCTACAATATGCTGGGCATCTCCGAGGACCTGTACACCCCCCTGTTTGCCATTGCCCGTGTGCCGGGCTGGTGCGCACACCGGGTGGAAGAGGTCGTGTTCGCCAACCGGATCATTCGCCCGGCCTACAAGTATCTGGGCGTGCGCCAGAAATACAAGCCGATCGAGGAACGCTGA
- a CDS encoding SpoIID/LytB domain-containing protein → MKKAFLLLCTLLLVLGCALPLAAYHLTCAVLGPAVSTVRLPLSSPESTASAPEISAAYAGEADRFLIQDASTGQVLELSRREYLIGAVAAEMPVSWPDEALKAQAVAAHSYALYCRDHAAPDSIGWLTADPARRQGCLTDPVLRSYWGTAYETNYARLSALVDEVEHTVLLCDGAPACASYFAISNGRTEASENVWGTALPYLISVDSSTDLAADHYEYALTLSAQQTAQQLAALGLTADLAAPEQWFGTPEYTAAGYVAALPVCGQRITGTALRQALGLRSTCFTVRYESGAFCFTTKGYGHGVGLSQWGAKALAEQGQNFADILAHYYPGTSLSG, encoded by the coding sequence ATGAAAAAAGCTTTTCTGCTGCTGTGTACCCTGCTCCTGGTGCTTGGATGCGCCCTGCCTCTGGCCGCCTACCACCTCACCTGCGCGGTGCTGGGGCCTGCCGTTTCCACGGTCCGCCTTCCGCTTTCGTCACCGGAGAGCACTGCTTCCGCCCCGGAAATCTCCGCTGCCTACGCCGGTGAAGCGGACCGGTTCCTGATTCAGGATGCCTCCACCGGGCAGGTGCTGGAGTTGTCCCGCCGGGAATATCTCATCGGCGCGGTAGCGGCCGAAATGCCGGTAAGCTGGCCGGACGAGGCCCTCAAGGCACAGGCCGTTGCCGCCCACAGCTACGCGCTGTACTGCCGCGACCATGCCGCACCGGACAGTATCGGCTGGCTGACGGCCGACCCGGCACGACGGCAGGGCTGCCTGACTGACCCGGTGCTGCGCAGCTACTGGGGCACTGCCTATGAGACCAACTATGCCCGTCTGTCCGCGCTGGTGGACGAGGTGGAACATACCGTACTGCTCTGCGACGGTGCCCCTGCCTGTGCCAGCTACTTTGCCATCTCCAATGGCCGCACCGAGGCCAGCGAAAATGTCTGGGGCACCGCCCTGCCCTACCTTATTTCGGTGGACAGCAGCACCGACCTTGCCGCCGACCATTACGAGTACGCCCTGACCCTTTCGGCACAGCAGACGGCACAGCAACTGGCTGCCCTGGGCCTCACCGCTGACCTTGCCGCCCCGGAGCAGTGGTTCGGCACCCCGGAGTACACCGCCGCCGGTTATGTTGCTGCCCTGCCGGTCTGCGGGCAGCGCATCACCGGCACGGCCCTGCGGCAAGCGCTGGGCCTGCGCAGCACCTGCTTCACGGTCCGGTATGAGAGCGGTGCGTTCTGTTTTACCACAAAAGGCTACGGCCATGGCGTGGGGCTCAGCCAGTGGGGTGCCAAGGCACTGGCCGAGCAGGGGCAGAACTTTGCCGACATCCTGGCCCATTACTACCCCGGAACTTCCCTGTCCGGATAA
- a CDS encoding D-Ala-D-Ala carboxypeptidase family metallohydrolase, with translation MAINAYSWAKDGEKNLSPSFKVREFRCSDNTDPIFIDSELVEILQKIRNHFGKPVNITSGFRTASKNAMIKNAAKFSQHLYGKAADIWISGVTVEQIAAYAETLLPNRGGIGRYPKEGHADRTHGWVHIDTRTAKSRWVS, from the coding sequence ATGGCGATTAACGCATATTCGTGGGCGAAGGACGGCGAGAAGAACCTCTCCCCGTCCTTCAAGGTGCGGGAGTTCCGCTGTTCGGATAATACCGACCCGATCTTTATTGATTCGGAGCTGGTGGAAATCCTTCAGAAAATCCGCAATCACTTTGGGAAGCCGGTGAACATCACCAGCGGTTTCAGAACGGCCAGCAAGAATGCCATGATTAAGAATGCTGCGAAGTTCTCTCAGCATCTTTACGGCAAGGCTGCTGACATCTGGATTTCCGGTGTGACGGTGGAGCAGATTGCGGCATATGCCGAGACCCTGCTGCCGAACCGCGGCGGCATTGGCCGCTACCCGAAGGAAGGACACGCCGACCGTACTCACGGCTGGGTACATATCGACACCCGCACGGCAAAGAGCCGGTGGGTGAGCTGA
- a CDS encoding XkdX family protein, protein MNIIWANRLIAGTKTWAEMPASRRVGVKKVLAERVNKGEITAEDYKRITGDDYDVA, encoded by the coding sequence ATGAACATTATCTGGGCAAACCGCCTGATTGCAGGCACTAAGACTTGGGCAGAGATGCCCGCATCCCGCCGCGTTGGCGTGAAGAAAGTTCTGGCCGAGCGCGTAAACAAGGGCGAGATCACCGCCGAGGATTACAAGCGCATCACCGGTGACGACTATGACGTGGCCTGA
- a CDS encoding DUF6273 domain-containing protein, with product MANVKLGTKAVGSIVKIKVNGASKDFIVVQQGNPNTGTYDSSCAGTWLLMKDIYTTSTFGNNNSYKDSSIHSYLNGTFFNLIDADIRNAIKQVKIPYQDGTGSGGSLATGSNGLSTKVFLLSGYEVGWTTSDNGYFPKDGVRLAYFGNSSGGNSKRIAYNGSSAAIWWLRSPSTGDYDNVWRVGTGGSSNYYWYSNSYGVRPAFILPSTLVVSDDGTVSVNTAPTVSTDGAALGKKNAAFAWKYTVRDADGDTLTVTEKLDGKTTKTRTGVASGTALTFEQTASAAGFQKILNGNHTITVEVSDGKETVSTSATFTKAVHAASVTLAEPLTVEGDITVAVLQVTGSIPDDAKFKAEVTNNAKDAAPVWQDATTEVKKGVNIVFENKTATAGAAFNFRVSVERGESGEGGYIEAVSGAFQ from the coding sequence ATGGCAAACGTAAAACTGGGCACGAAAGCCGTTGGCAGCATTGTCAAAATCAAAGTCAACGGCGCGTCCAAAGATTTTATTGTTGTGCAGCAGGGCAACCCGAACACCGGCACTTATGATTCGAGTTGCGCCGGAACGTGGCTGTTGATGAAGGACATCTACACAACGTCCACGTTCGGCAACAATAACTCCTACAAGGATTCCAGCATCCACAGCTACCTGAACGGTACGTTCTTCAACCTGATTGACGCGGACATTCGCAACGCTATCAAGCAGGTCAAGATTCCGTACCAGGACGGCACTGGTTCCGGCGGCAGCCTTGCCACCGGCTCCAACGGCCTGAGCACCAAAGTGTTCCTGCTGTCTGGTTATGAGGTTGGCTGGACGACCAGCGACAACGGCTATTTCCCGAAGGACGGTGTGAGGCTGGCATACTTTGGCAACAGCTCCGGCGGTAACAGCAAGCGTATTGCATACAATGGCAGCTCCGCTGCCATTTGGTGGCTGCGCTCTCCGAGCACCGGCGATTACGACAACGTCTGGCGCGTCGGCACCGGTGGCTCCAGCAACTACTACTGGTACAGCAACTCCTATGGTGTTCGCCCCGCTTTCATTCTTCCCTCTACACTCGTGGTCTCTGACGATGGCACGGTCAGTGTCAACACTGCACCTACCGTCAGCACGGACGGCGCAGCTCTGGGGAAGAAGAACGCGGCCTTTGCGTGGAAGTACACCGTCAGGGATGCCGACGGCGACACCTTGACCGTCACCGAAAAGCTGGACGGCAAGACCACCAAGACCCGCACCGGCGTTGCCAGCGGCACGGCCCTGACCTTTGAGCAGACGGCCAGCGCTGCCGGATTCCAGAAAATCCTGAACGGCAACCACACCATCACCGTTGAGGTGAGCGACGGCAAGGAAACCGTCAGCACGTCCGCGACCTTTACCAAGGCCGTCCACGCCGCAAGCGTGACGCTGGCTGAACCGCTGACCGTGGAGGGCGACATCACCGTTGCCGTGCTTCAGGTGACCGGCTCCATCCCGGATGATGCAAAGTTCAAGGCTGAGGTGACCAACAACGCCAAGGACGCGGCCCCGGTGTGGCAGGATGCCACGACCGAGGTAAAAAAAGGTGTGAACATCGTCTTTGAGAACAAGACCGCCACGGCGGGCGCGGCGTTCAACTTCCGCGTCAGCGTGGAGCGCGGCGAATCCGGCGAGGGCGGCTACATCGAAGCCGTCTCCGGCGCATTCCAGTAA